ATCTTTGGGATGCGGGGAAGAGAATCGAATTCTCATTTCCGGATCAACCTGACTAGCCTCATACATCAGCTTTGTGAAATCGTTATCTCCGTCAAGGTAGGAGTTAACATTTTGTCCCAGTAACGTAACCTCTTTATATCCCTGCTCGCTAAGCTGCTTAAGTTCATCCAGAATACTGCCCATGGGACGGCTCCGCTCGCGTCCTCTTGTAAAAGGTACAACACAAAAGGCGCACATATTGTCACAACCGCGCATAATAGTTACAAAGGCGCTGACGCCGTTTCCTGTGGTACGCACAGGCTTGATGTCGGCATAGGTCTCTTCCAGCGAGAGCAGTACATTTACGGCTTTTCTACCATCTTCAACCTCGGATAACAACTTGGGTATGTCACGATAGGCATCAGGTCCGACAACCATATCGACGAGTCCTTCTTTATCGATGATTTTATCACGTATCCGTTCGGCCATGCATCCGAGAACTCCCACTGTCAAATCATCTTTCTCTTTTTTTAGCGAACGAAACTCTTTCAATCGGTTCCAGACCTTCGTTTCTGCGTTCTCACGTATAGAACAGGTATTTAAAAAAATGACATCGGCGTTTTCTGCCTCCTGTACAGGCTCCATGCCTTCTTCGGTCAGGATGGAATTTACTATCTCCGTATCGGAGAAATTCATCTGACAACCGTAAGTTTCTATATAAAAAGTGCGTTGATTCAAGACTAGGTAATTATTTTGGTATTAAGCTTACAAATATAAGAAGTGCGTGACTACTTTTCTAAAGGTCGAGGTTTTCTGTTTACTTGTAAATTTAGAATTAAGAATTGAAAAGCAATTTTAATTAGGTCTTTCTTTAGAATCTAAAACAGTATTTTCCAGCCTCCAGCCTCCAGCCTCCAGCCTCAATTCGGCCAGGTTTCAGGCTTTTTACGCCAGTCAGCGAGGGTTTTTAGGTCCGACTCATCTACGTAGTCATTGTCTTTAGCCACTTCAATAAGCGTAGTATAGTCGGTGAGTGTATGTACGGGGACTTTGGCTTCTTCAAATCGTTGAATGGATTTATCAAAACCATAGGTAAAGATACTGAGTACTGCTTTGACTTCAGCGCCGATAAAACGAAGTGCTTCGACTACCGAAATAGCAGAGCCGCCGGTGGATATGAGATCTTCAATAACAATCGTGGATTCCCCTTTTTGAATACCACCCTCTATCTGGTTCCCCAAACCGTAGGCTTTGGCTTTGGCACGGACATAACTCATAGGTTTGTCAAGCGATCCTGCAACCCATGCAGCGTGCGGGATACCTGCTGTGGCTGTTCCTGTGATGACATCCACATTGTCATATTCACCCTGGATGAAATCAATGAAATGAGTAGCAATTTTTTTTCTTATTTCGGGATAGCGCAGGGTTAACCTGTTGTCGCAGTAAATAGGGGAGTGCCAGCCCGAAGACCAGGTGAAGGGGTCATTGGGACGCAGAACAACGGCATTAATTTCAAGCAGGTGAAGCGCTATTTCTTTTGCAAAATTTTGATCAATAATCATATTCATTCAATTTTCAGATGCTCAACTAGCAATAAATAGTCGGAGTTTAACAATCTTTTGTTATCTCAATATTATTTAAACCAAGCCGACGAGATAATTCAGTAAAAATAAGCATAAAAAAGCATAAAACCCTGCCAGTAAATCGTCAACCAGGATACCAAAGCCGCCGGGTAGCTTCTGCAGGTCGTTCACACCCAGGGGCTTTTTGATATCGAAGAATCGGAAAAACAGAAAGCCAAAGAGTAACAGGAGATAGATATTCATATTGCTTGATGCAAAGGGCAGTGCTATGAAAGCCATCCCTTGTCCGGCAAATTCATCCATTACCAGCGGGGAGGGGTCACCGCCCCATACTTTTTCACACTCTTCGGAGACCCAGATGGTTAAAAGGGAGCAGAGCAGGGTAAAGAGAGCCATACCGTACCAGGGAGTATACATACCCACAAAATAGATCGGGAATAAAGCAAAAAAGCTACCCCATGTCCCGGGTGCATTCGGCAAAAAGCCGGCATAAAAAAAGCTACCTATAATCGGTTTTAGTTTTCGCATTATGGTCATTAAAGAATATTTCTTTGTTGGTTAAAATGTATTCTACTCCGGAATATAAAGTTAGTACTACTATGGCCATCATTCCCCATTCGAGGATTCCCGATTGCATCAGCTCTCTGGAGTAGGTGCTGAGCCAAACATCCGTATTTATGAAAACCCCAACCATCAGCACCAGGTATAAGAAAATCATTTGAGCCATGGTCTTGAATTTGGCAGTGAACCTGGTCTTCATGGAAATATTGCGATGATCGGCAATCATCCGCATACCTGTAACGATGACATCCCTAAGTACGATGACACCCACTGCCCACCAGGGAAATTGTTCAGCATTAATAAAAGGCAGGCATATAAAACCTGCAAACGTCAGGAATTTATCCGCCAGGGGATCGAGAAAGACACCGTAGGCAGTTTGATAGCCATACAAGCGCGCAATGTAGCCGTCGAAAAAATCCGTAACAACGGCAACAGCAAAAATCCCGACACTAAGAGCCCTCCAAACTACTTCGTCCTGTATATATAGAAGCAGGAAAATCGGTGCAAGAATCATCCGTGTGGCACTCAATATGTTGGGTAATCGACGCACGGCACAAAGATAGCAATACTTTAAGAGAATAAAATGTTTTTTAGAATGACTGCAGACCTCATGAATGACTCACTTATTAAACCCGGCAAATTGAAATATTTTCAATGGATATGACACAGCATCGAA
This is a stretch of genomic DNA from Halalkalibaculum roseum. It encodes these proteins:
- the miaB gene encoding tRNA (N6-isopentenyl adenosine(37)-C2)-methylthiotransferase MiaB, producing MNQRTFYIETYGCQMNFSDTEIVNSILTEEGMEPVQEAENADVIFLNTCSIRENAETKVWNRLKEFRSLKKEKDDLTVGVLGCMAERIRDKIIDKEGLVDMVVGPDAYRDIPKLLSEVEDGRKAVNVLLSLEETYADIKPVRTTGNGVSAFVTIMRGCDNMCAFCVVPFTRGRERSRPMGSILDELKQLSEQGYKEVTLLGQNVNSYLDGDNDFTKLMYEASQVDPEMRIRFSSPHPKDFPEELLHVIAEQSNLCNYIHIPAQSGNNEVLERMRRPYTREQYLDLIDTMREIIPGVTLSTDIITGFCDETEEEHEDTMSLMAKVKYDLAYMFAYSERGRTLAQRKYEDNVPEEVKKRRLSEIIEQQMNIQEELNKKEIGKKHLVLAEGTSKRSDEQLCGRTDTNKMVVFDREDYNKGDYVEVVINDCTSATLMGEAIKKSSIEEFNSDMVTA
- the pyrE gene encoding orotate phosphoribosyltransferase; the protein is MIIDQNFAKEIALHLLEINAVVLRPNDPFTWSSGWHSPIYCDNRLTLRYPEIRKKIATHFIDFIQGEYDNVDVITGTATAGIPHAAWVAGSLDKPMSYVRAKAKAYGLGNQIEGGIQKGESTIVIEDLISTGGSAISVVEALRFIGAEVKAVLSIFTYGFDKSIQRFEEAKVPVHTLTDYTTLIEVAKDNDYVDESDLKTLADWRKKPETWPN
- a CDS encoding phosphatidylglycerophosphatase A family protein → MRKLKPIIGSFFYAGFLPNAPGTWGSFFALFPIYFVGMYTPWYGMALFTLLCSLLTIWVSEECEKVWGGDPSPLVMDEFAGQGMAFIALPFASSNMNIYLLLLFGFLFFRFFDIKKPLGVNDLQKLPGGFGILVDDLLAGFYAFLCLFLLNYLVGLV
- a CDS encoding CDP-alcohol phosphatidyltransferase family protein, whose protein sequence is MRRLPNILSATRMILAPIFLLLYIQDEVVWRALSVGIFAVAVVTDFFDGYIARLYGYQTAYGVFLDPLADKFLTFAGFICLPFINAEQFPWWAVGVIVLRDVIVTGMRMIADHRNISMKTRFTAKFKTMAQMIFLYLVLMVGVFINTDVWLSTYSRELMQSGILEWGMMAIVVLTLYSGVEYILTNKEIFFNDHNAKTKTDYR